Proteins encoded together in one Calditrichota bacterium window:
- a CDS encoding matrixin family metalloprotease, which translates to MKKNSGYLVLPLLLAAIVVMLIPQTGRAGDCCPICGKTAVESSAWAQVTALETKPTWSNAFAPRAFCFDPGTPDEEVMKLVNRIYNNPASYIASSRWTSTASGTTGGQGDPTVLTYSFVPDGVTVPDSPPPNGFGNQTNNIHAMMTAKFGSVAAGKAKFREAFNEWQNLTGLTYIEETNDDGAALFSSSGVLGVRGDIRISAVPMDGSSGVLAYNYFPNTGDMVLDNAENWQSSSNNYRFFRNVVSHEAGHGIGLSHVCPADCQFLMEPFVCTAYDGPQHDDIRGAQRQYGDTCETNNTAATATMLGAVSDGTTTMNNLSIDDNSDQDYYSFTVPTNRQITITAAPVGLFFDQCAQNQTCSCTSSDTTRTTDDQDLSLRLYDTNGTTVLAEASSNGYGLPETISATVLPGAGTYFIRVYPAGSVNAIQVYNLSFTLSPAILETATVTLPNGGESWTAGTNQTITWTTTNVTGNMLIELNRNYPIGTWETLFASTPNDGSQSWTVTGTASSSNCRVRVTSINAPSATDESNADFTIIVSTITVVVPDGGEVFNGNAMETISWTTNNVTGNILIELNRDYPGGTWENLATVPNAGASIALGGPATTNARIRLTSVNEPVATDVSDASFSIVVPNFAPEITHDPHGDGEPGNTVFTALVTDDAGPITTTLFYRASGGGAFSSTNMPVTGNPDEYSAILALTEGSYDYYIRAADGVNTVYTDTMSFDVGTCPTAISFDDGSAEGYNWAGETGFEWAVKYTPESYPFLLCGFEVAVAKFHPDTAHSPIQGRVYLADGTASLPGTMVLDETSGSIGNVVGGLPSGQVVWATVSTLDGSGDPLILNGPFYVSVGNPAQGKYEAFGRDDNTASANSYFFDGCDSLWFSEEDLVPNAQGGQRMIRLLGSSSPVPSDLVIIASGSDIVLYWADAGAPYYRVYSSTVSGGPFTTLEGSTSSTTFTDTGAADVDDFKFYIVVSSATP; encoded by the coding sequence ATGAAGAAAAATTCTGGATATTTAGTTCTTCCGCTGCTTTTGGCGGCGATTGTTGTTATGCTGATTCCTCAAACCGGCAGGGCTGGCGATTGCTGCCCGATCTGCGGCAAGACGGCCGTCGAGAGCTCGGCGTGGGCGCAAGTCACTGCGCTCGAAACCAAACCGACATGGTCTAACGCGTTTGCTCCGAGAGCATTTTGTTTTGATCCCGGTACGCCTGACGAAGAAGTCATGAAGCTCGTGAACAGGATTTATAACAATCCGGCTTCGTATATCGCCAGTTCGCGCTGGACGTCGACCGCTTCGGGCACAACGGGCGGACAGGGTGATCCGACGGTCTTGACTTACAGCTTCGTGCCGGACGGTGTGACCGTGCCGGACAGTCCACCGCCGAACGGATTCGGCAACCAGACCAACAACATCCACGCGATGATGACCGCCAAGTTCGGTAGCGTGGCGGCGGGCAAAGCGAAATTCCGCGAGGCCTTCAATGAGTGGCAAAACCTGACCGGCTTGACATACATTGAAGAAACCAACGACGACGGTGCCGCGCTTTTTAGTTCTTCAGGTGTGCTTGGCGTGCGCGGAGACATCCGTATTTCCGCGGTTCCCATGGACGGTTCTTCGGGTGTCTTGGCCTATAACTATTTCCCGAATACCGGAGACATGGTGTTGGACAATGCCGAGAACTGGCAATCGAGTTCGAACAACTACCGCTTCTTCCGCAACGTCGTGTCGCACGAAGCTGGACATGGCATCGGTTTGTCGCACGTCTGTCCCGCCGATTGCCAATTCCTAATGGAGCCGTTCGTTTGCACCGCTTACGACGGCCCTCAGCATGACGATATTCGCGGAGCGCAGCGTCAATACGGCGACACCTGTGAGACCAACAATACCGCCGCGACTGCGACCATGTTGGGTGCGGTATCGGACGGCACAACGACGATGAACAATTTATCGATTGACGACAATAGCGACCAAGATTACTATTCGTTCACCGTTCCGACAAACCGCCAGATTACGATTACGGCAGCGCCCGTCGGACTGTTCTTCGACCAATGTGCTCAAAATCAAACTTGCTCCTGCACCTCGTCTGATACGACTCGCACAACGGACGACCAAGACCTGAGCCTGCGCTTGTATGATACCAACGGAACGACCGTTCTGGCCGAGGCAAGTTCCAACGGCTATGGTTTGCCCGAGACAATTTCGGCGACGGTACTGCCCGGCGCAGGGACTTATTTCATCCGAGTGTATCCGGCGGGTTCGGTAAATGCGATTCAGGTCTACAACCTGAGCTTCACGTTAAGCCCGGCAATTTTGGAAACGGCGACCGTAACTCTACCGAACGGCGGAGAATCTTGGACGGCAGGTACGAATCAGACCATTACGTGGACGACGACTAACGTTACCGGCAATATGCTGATCGAGCTGAACCGCAATTATCCGATCGGCACGTGGGAAACGCTGTTTGCCAGTACGCCCAATGACGGAAGTCAATCTTGGACCGTGACGGGAACAGCCAGTTCCAGTAATTGCCGCGTGCGCGTAACGAGCATCAATGCACCGAGCGCGACGGATGAATCCAATGCCGACTTCACAATTATTGTATCGACCATCACAGTCGTTGTTCCGGACGGCGGCGAAGTCTTCAACGGTAATGCAATGGAGACGATTAGCTGGACCACGAACAACGTGACGGGTAATATTCTAATTGAATTGAACAGAGATTATCCGGGCGGAACGTGGGAGAACTTAGCTACCGTACCTAATGCCGGCGCATCGATTGCGTTGGGCGGTCCTGCAACGACCAATGCGCGTATCCGTTTGACTTCCGTAAACGAACCCGTGGCAACAGATGTTTCCGACGCTTCGTTCTCGATCGTCGTACCAAACTTTGCGCCGGAAATTACGCACGATCCTCACGGTGACGGTGAACCGGGGAATACGGTGTTCACGGCGCTTGTAACAGACGACGCAGGCCCTATTACCACCACGCTGTTCTATCGGGCCAGCGGCGGCGGTGCTTTCTCATCGACCAACATGCCTGTCACAGGCAATCCCGACGAATATTCGGCAATTTTGGCACTGACTGAAGGGTCGTATGATTATTACATTCGCGCCGCAGACGGCGTGAACACGGTCTATACCGATACCATGTCTTTTGACGTAGGCACTTGCCCGACTGCAATCTCGTTTGACGACGGCAGTGCAGAGGGATACAATTGGGCGGGCGAAACAGGGTTTGAATGGGCGGTAAAATATACTCCCGAATCCTATCCGTTCCTTTTGTGCGGCTTCGAAGTTGCCGTGGCGAAGTTCCATCCTGATACCGCACATTCGCCGATTCAAGGCAGAGTGTATCTCGCGGACGGCACCGCAAGCTTGCCGGGCACCATGGTGCTTGACGAAACCAGCGGCTCGATCGGCAATGTTGTCGGTGGTTTGCCTTCAGGCCAAGTTGTGTGGGCAACGGTTTCAACGTTGGATGGATCCGGCGATCCGTTGATTTTGAACGGGCCTTTCTATGTCAGTGTTGGCAATCCTGCTCAGGGTAAATACGAAGCATTTGGCCGCGACGACAACACCGCGAGCGCCAACAGCTACTTCTTCGACGGCTGCGACTCCTTGTGGTTCAGCGAAGAAGACCTCGTGCCGAATGCGCAGGGCGGCCAACGCATGATCAGACTGCTGGGCAGTTCCTCGCCGGTTCCGTCTGATCTTGTGATTATTGCGAGCGGCAGCGACATTGTCC
- a CDS encoding choice-of-anchor D domain-containing protein, with translation MRYLLNIAAALLLVCLIFTLAPVPQANSAVELTCERCGNAPLAVCFAEGTNPDYVAEWTQRLMDQFGTLDYNLGGRWGNTASGGTGTQGDGVHLTYSFVPDGLNIGQDPSQLFATMNQQFGSPEVWQGIFAQVFGRWAELTGNSYEQVSDDSARWGQNSPGVIGARGDIRIAATVIDGPSNVLAYNYFPDRGDMVLDVAESWNSPANNYRFLRNITMHEHGHGLGLEHVCPANTTKLLEPFYSGAYDGPQHDDILAGQRNYGDPYEPNDTPESSTNLGLIEGTTVLSNVSLDDNSDSDWWSFDVLSNRSVTVLLTPDGYTYLEGEQNQQTGNCEAGTSYNTADNQNLNFTLFAGPDTVSLVTVAGRPAGFPEELYRFDLPSNVTNLKLHVWGATENEIQLYQLSIESVDPATPYLVGCPLDIDTTLQGQPRAGAIVLTNPVQAGVLNIESITVSGPFTVFPDAQFTLNPTEEQAIQVTFNGEDLGTQYGTLTIAHNGPGPDLTCEVSGTAITSGLVIFLGSSVDFGDVPVNTVDSSLVAFRSEGNVSLVINSMTASAPFSVDFEGPVSLQPGPLLRVYPRVMPTQLGESRGWLIIHHSATSSPDSVELIVNGTENVSANDDPLLPTDYALYQNYPNPFNPTTTIAFDLPQGSPVSLRIFNVQGQLVRELLDGAPLAPGRHEISLDASGLATGVYIYRLDAAEFHSDKKLLLLK, from the coding sequence ATGCGCTACTTGCTGAACATCGCTGCCGCGCTGCTCTTGGTGTGCCTAATATTCACACTTGCACCCGTACCTCAGGCAAACTCGGCCGTTGAGTTGACCTGTGAGCGCTGCGGCAATGCACCTCTTGCCGTTTGCTTTGCGGAAGGAACTAATCCCGACTATGTTGCCGAATGGACACAACGGTTGATGGACCAGTTCGGTACTCTGGACTATAACCTTGGCGGCCGCTGGGGCAACACGGCCAGTGGTGGGACTGGAACTCAAGGCGACGGAGTGCATCTGACATACAGCTTCGTTCCCGACGGTTTAAACATCGGCCAAGACCCGAGCCAACTTTTTGCCACCATGAATCAGCAATTTGGTTCGCCGGAAGTTTGGCAAGGGATTTTCGCTCAGGTTTTTGGCCGTTGGGCTGAACTGACCGGGAACAGCTACGAGCAAGTTTCCGACGACAGCGCCCGCTGGGGTCAGAATTCGCCCGGCGTGATCGGAGCGCGCGGAGATATTCGGATTGCGGCGACGGTGATTGACGGTCCGAGCAATGTTCTTGCGTATAACTATTTCCCGGACCGTGGCGACATGGTGCTGGACGTTGCGGAGAGCTGGAATTCTCCTGCTAATAACTACCGGTTCTTGCGAAACATCACGATGCACGAGCATGGCCACGGTCTTGGCTTGGAACATGTTTGTCCGGCCAACACGACGAAATTGCTCGAACCATTCTATTCTGGTGCCTACGACGGCCCGCAGCACGATGACATTCTGGCGGGACAACGCAATTACGGCGATCCATATGAGCCGAACGACACTCCTGAGAGCTCGACCAATTTGGGACTTATCGAAGGCACGACTGTTCTTTCCAATGTCAGCCTTGATGACAACTCAGACTCCGATTGGTGGAGTTTCGATGTTCTGTCAAATCGCTCTGTCACGGTTTTGCTGACGCCCGACGGATATACCTATCTTGAAGGGGAACAAAACCAACAAACCGGTAATTGTGAAGCCGGAACGTCGTACAACACCGCGGACAACCAAAACCTGAATTTCACGCTCTTTGCGGGTCCGGACACCGTAAGTCTCGTGACGGTTGCGGGGCGGCCGGCGGGCTTTCCCGAAGAACTTTATCGATTTGATCTTCCGTCCAATGTCACAAACTTGAAGCTGCATGTCTGGGGCGCGACGGAAAACGAGATTCAACTCTATCAATTGTCGATCGAATCGGTCGATCCGGCCACTCCGTATTTGGTCGGATGTCCGTTGGATATTGATACGACCTTGCAAGGACAGCCCCGCGCAGGTGCAATCGTGCTCACGAACCCTGTGCAAGCCGGCGTTCTTAACATTGAGTCGATCACTGTCTCAGGACCGTTCACAGTATTTCCCGACGCACAGTTTACTTTGAACCCGACTGAAGAACAAGCGATACAAGTGACGTTCAACGGTGAAGACTTGGGGACTCAATACGGAACGTTGACGATTGCGCACAACGGCCCCGGCCCCGATCTGACCTGTGAAGTATCCGGCACGGCCATCACGTCCGGACTCGTAATCTTCTTGGGATCGTCCGTGGATTTCGGCGATGTTCCTGTGAACACGGTTGACAGTTCGCTCGTGGCTTTTCGCTCGGAAGGCAACGTGTCCCTCGTGATTAATTCGATGACGGCGTCCGCACCTTTCAGCGTGGATTTCGAAGGTCCTGTGTCACTGCAGCCCGGTCCGCTGCTTCGTGTCTATCCGAGAGTGATGCCGACGCAGCTTGGCGAATCACGCGGGTGGTTGATCATTCATCACTCTGCGACGTCTTCACCGGACAGTGTCGAACTGATTGTGAACGGAACGGAGAACGTCTCCGCGAACGACGATCCGTTGCTGCCCACAGACTATGCACTCTATCAGAATTATCCGAATCCGTTCAATCCGACGACGACGATAGCCTTCGATTTGCCGCAGGGATCGCCGGTGAGTTTGCGGATATTCAATGTTCAGGGTCAGCTCGTTCGCGAATTGCTTGACGGTGCACCTTTGGCACCGGGCCGTCACGAGATTTCGTTGGATGCAAGCGGGTTGGCGACGGGCGTGTACATCTACAGGCTTGACGCCGCGGAATTTCATTCTGACAAAAAGCTGTTGTTGTTGAAATAG
- a CDS encoding acyl-CoA thioesterase: MTPTETSGRYKVSSKVCLVQNLGVNKTLFGGNMMAWVDEASAIFAREYTGERYLVTLKFGEFEFHHPVREGDIIHFFCMNPRIGRTSVSFEVEAVRTDGTVVVQTSAVFVAVDDNGKPKAIAKRQS, translated from the coding sequence ATGACTCCAACCGAAACCTCTGGCCGCTACAAAGTTTCATCCAAAGTCTGCCTTGTGCAGAATCTGGGCGTCAACAAAACTTTGTTTGGAGGCAACATGATGGCGTGGGTGGACGAGGCTTCGGCAATTTTCGCCCGCGAATACACCGGCGAGCGTTATTTGGTCACCTTGAAATTCGGCGAATTCGAATTTCACCATCCAGTGCGCGAAGGCGACATCATTCATTTCTTCTGCATGAATCCGCGCATCGGCCGCACAAGTGTTTCCTTTGAAGTCGAAGCTGTGCGCACCGACGGCACAGTCGTCGTACAAACCAGCGCGGTTTTCGTAGCCGTCGACGACAACGGCAAACCCAAGGCGATTGCAAAACGCCAATCCTGA
- a CDS encoding glutamine synthetase III, whose amino-acid sequence MTRNGAQHGFQPSELFGQNVFSLAVMRQVLPKPVYKHLLAIQESGTSLDPATADVVAAAMKDWAMARGATHYSHWFHPLHGLTAEKHQSFLIPTQDGGVITEFTGDSLLQSEPDASSFPSGGTRSTFEARGYTGWDPTSPAFLMEGRFGKTLYIPSVFLGFNGFALDKKAPLLRSIDALSKSALRVLRLFGHEVENVVTTVGCEQEYFIVDRKLYLERPDLMTCGRTLYGARPPKGQEMEDHYFGSIPERVLAFMEDLEVELYKLGIPVTTRHNEVAPGQFELAPVFERANIATDHNMLMMSVMKKVAARHDLACLTHEKPFSGINGSGKHNNWSMADDHGNNLLEPGSTPQENAQFLVFLTAVVRAIHLHGDLLRVSIATAANDHRLGANEAPPAIISVYLGDTLTEVVEAIIGGTKATKKDAGYLNIGVTSLPPLPMHDSDRNRTSPFAFTGNKFEFRAVGSGQNIARPNMVLNAIVAESLNHMTDEIEKAKKKEKDFNKAVQGVVQKELTEHQAVLFSGDNYSAEWHAEAARRGLPNLKTSVDAYPAFITKKSVKLFSTLGILSEAELKSRYHIKLDTYIKMLSIEAGLMSSMGATQILPAAMEYQRHVATSIDMVESVNSSAVLNGQRSLLEVLSQSVEKFIRMLEVLDATRANVPESEDHLKVAKYFLDKVIPAMLDLRAAGDELEVLVDDRVWPMPKYRDLLHLS is encoded by the coding sequence ATGACTCGCAACGGCGCGCAGCACGGTTTCCAGCCCTCCGAACTTTTTGGACAAAACGTGTTCTCACTGGCCGTGATGCGTCAAGTTTTGCCGAAACCGGTCTATAAACATCTACTGGCGATTCAAGAGTCCGGCACCTCGCTCGATCCCGCGACTGCGGACGTCGTCGCCGCGGCGATGAAAGACTGGGCGATGGCGCGCGGCGCAACGCATTATTCACACTGGTTTCATCCGCTGCATGGTTTGACCGCTGAGAAGCACCAGTCGTTCTTGATTCCCACGCAGGACGGCGGAGTTATCACCGAATTCACGGGTGACAGTTTGCTTCAAAGCGAACCGGACGCTTCGAGTTTTCCGTCAGGCGGTACGCGCTCGACGTTTGAGGCCCGCGGCTATACCGGTTGGGATCCGACGAGTCCGGCCTTCTTGATGGAAGGCCGGTTTGGAAAGACACTCTACATCCCCAGTGTGTTTCTGGGTTTCAACGGCTTCGCGTTGGATAAGAAAGCTCCGCTCCTGCGCTCGATTGACGCACTGAGCAAGTCGGCGCTGCGCGTGCTGAGACTGTTTGGACACGAAGTCGAAAACGTCGTCACGACCGTCGGCTGCGAACAAGAGTATTTCATTGTTGATCGCAAACTCTATCTTGAACGACCCGACCTAATGACCTGCGGCCGCACGCTCTACGGAGCGCGTCCGCCCAAAGGTCAGGAAATGGAAGACCACTATTTCGGTTCGATCCCCGAGCGTGTGCTGGCCTTCATGGAAGACCTTGAAGTCGAGCTCTACAAGCTCGGAATTCCGGTCACGACCCGTCACAACGAAGTCGCACCGGGACAGTTCGAATTGGCACCCGTATTCGAACGGGCCAATATCGCGACGGATCACAACATGCTGATGATGTCTGTGATGAAGAAAGTTGCTGCCCGTCACGATCTTGCTTGTTTGACACATGAAAAACCTTTCTCCGGTATCAACGGCAGCGGCAAGCACAACAATTGGTCGATGGCCGACGATCACGGCAACAACTTGCTTGAGCCGGGATCAACTCCTCAGGAAAATGCGCAGTTTTTAGTTTTTTTGACGGCGGTCGTACGCGCGATTCATTTGCACGGTGATTTGCTTAGAGTTTCGATAGCCACTGCCGCGAACGATCACAGGCTGGGTGCAAACGAAGCCCCGCCGGCGATCATTAGCGTCTACCTCGGCGATACGTTGACCGAAGTCGTCGAAGCTATCATCGGCGGAACCAAAGCCACCAAGAAGGACGCAGGGTATCTGAATATCGGCGTCACGTCGTTGCCGCCCCTGCCCATGCACGATTCCGACCGCAACCGCACGTCGCCGTTCGCCTTCACTGGCAACAAGTTTGAGTTCCGCGCAGTGGGCAGCGGACAAAACATCGCTCGTCCGAACATGGTCTTGAACGCCATCGTTGCCGAATCTTTGAATCACATGACCGATGAAATTGAGAAGGCGAAGAAGAAAGAAAAGGACTTCAACAAAGCCGTTCAGGGAGTGGTACAAAAAGAATTGACCGAGCACCAAGCCGTGCTGTTCAGTGGTGACAACTATTCCGCTGAGTGGCATGCGGAAGCCGCCCGGCGCGGCCTGCCCAATCTGAAGACTTCGGTGGATGCCTACCCCGCTTTCATCACCAAGAAATCCGTCAAGCTCTTTTCGACGTTGGGGATTCTTAGTGAAGCGGAGCTGAAAAGCAGGTACCATATCAAGCTTGACACCTACATCAAAATGTTGAGCATCGAAGCCGGATTGATGTCGTCGATGGGTGCAACGCAGATACTTCCCGCCGCCATGGAGTACCAGCGCCATGTTGCGACGTCTATTGATATGGTCGAATCCGTAAATTCATCGGCGGTGCTCAACGGTCAGCGTTCGTTGCTTGAAGTCTTGTCACAGTCTGTTGAGAAGTTTATCCGCATGTTGGAAGTACTTGATGCCACACGAGCCAATGTGCCGGAATCCGAAGATCATTTGAAAGTTGCAAAGTACTTTCTTGACAAAGTAATCCCGGCAATGCTGGACTTGCGTGCAGCTGGCGACGAACTCGAAGTACTTGTGGATGACAGGGTCTGGCCCATGCCGAAATATCGAGATCTGCTTCATCTGAGCTGA
- a CDS encoding TonB-dependent receptor: MKPFSKRFVRAVLFLCSASLALAQGIGKLSGVVSDAATGDPIPAANVSIDGTTRGATTDVDGEFFVLNLPIGTYSVRVSTIGFVTQVIEGVVIESEETTELAIKLTETVLEGKEVVIQAERDVIKRDVANTVRSVDAREITELPVTQFSDALAKQAGVVGSGDNLHIRGGRRDEILFLVDGLAVRDPQFQRRYLEVPKSAIGEMQVMTAGFNAEYGEAQSAVVNLITKDGEPSYTGHVEHVMDVDGLGGTWDNLGKVYLDEDGSPLPHQQADRKTGYQDYDYTEMSFSGPEPITSKLLPKMGVEIPGRMSMFGSGTFWGRNTNEFGTYIGGDKWYRPQVTDLFGSDVRKAEVYNNTNLKLTFNSDKNYKISAGWMSNQERLNPYWYRLSQVFPYNFSLAEQTLGMHALAAIQGLATNADEYPQLTLQDLNGDGVVDGADERLADDDGDGRIDEEALNWVDDDGDGRIDEDLQSYVYNPANHTRTELIRDQQMYVTLNHTLNSKTYQTVRIGLYDASRTLSGGNKAANEYGMASEPYVDLPEADGIPNGRYDIGEPFTDLDGDGMWDYNNPSNAYPNVYGFHIAGDGLAGNNQQLVPDWAKFKSQTYTLKYDITSQLTVRHQVKAGLEYNYFNVSAEDRPYPTIDNGGEGIYTDVYRYYPTSGAAYLQDKMEYRDIIINAGLRLDYWRIGGDAIRNPLAQDPTLANYVDFDPPSKSGDAYLSPRLGIAYSVTDHDVFHFNYGYFYQRGQQDYYLTGVNQLQTGGTPVIGNPDLKPSKTIAYELGVRHQFANDYLLDVSTYYKDIKNWIQTASQNQLFFDLGIPLASRQNAAIYYNADYASVRGFEFNLSKDYGSYLSGRVTYTLSWASGKNSYNNGSQVTRSNYVEPAGETPLAWDRRHQIVFNLGTEYPLKGKAFSMEWLRTGWTINLLSQLLSGLPYTPTQVNGSNIEGQEFSENTPWTYSTDLNIGRHFAMGGLNWQALLEIRNVFNTKNILGWDRNQDTIDTYLDGEPGYINDSSSPNYGLNPHSGANPDAWDNPRLVRVGLAVDF, translated from the coding sequence ATGAAACCATTTAGTAAAAGGTTTGTACGGGCCGTGCTGTTTTTATGCTCGGCCTCTCTTGCTCTTGCGCAAGGCATCGGCAAATTGTCGGGAGTTGTGTCGGATGCGGCCACAGGCGACCCTATACCTGCTGCGAATGTATCGATCGATGGCACGACTCGCGGTGCGACGACGGATGTCGACGGCGAGTTCTTTGTGTTAAACTTGCCGATCGGTACGTATTCCGTGCGCGTTTCAACCATCGGCTTCGTGACACAAGTCATCGAAGGAGTCGTGATCGAGTCTGAAGAGACGACCGAGCTGGCCATCAAGCTGACAGAAACAGTTCTCGAGGGTAAAGAGGTCGTCATTCAAGCCGAACGTGACGTCATCAAGCGAGACGTCGCCAACACGGTGCGCAGCGTGGACGCGAGAGAAATTACGGAGTTGCCCGTCACGCAGTTTTCTGATGCATTGGCAAAGCAGGCCGGTGTGGTTGGAAGTGGGGACAACCTCCACATTCGCGGCGGTAGACGAGATGAGATTCTCTTCTTAGTCGACGGATTGGCAGTGCGTGACCCGCAGTTTCAGCGTCGCTATTTGGAAGTTCCCAAGTCTGCTATCGGCGAAATGCAAGTCATGACCGCGGGATTCAACGCCGAATATGGTGAAGCGCAATCCGCGGTGGTTAATCTCATAACGAAAGACGGAGAACCCTCCTATACCGGTCACGTCGAGCATGTCATGGACGTCGACGGACTTGGGGGAACGTGGGACAACCTCGGCAAAGTCTATCTTGACGAAGATGGCAGTCCTTTGCCGCACCAGCAAGCCGACCGTAAGACCGGGTATCAAGATTACGACTACACGGAGATGTCGTTTTCCGGTCCCGAGCCAATTACAAGCAAGCTGCTTCCCAAGATGGGTGTTGAGATACCCGGTCGCATGTCGATGTTTGGTTCAGGGACATTCTGGGGTCGCAACACAAATGAGTTCGGCACCTATATCGGCGGCGACAAATGGTACCGGCCGCAGGTGACGGATCTGTTTGGCTCGGATGTGCGTAAGGCAGAAGTCTACAACAACACGAATCTGAAACTGACCTTCAATTCCGACAAGAACTACAAGATTAGCGCCGGATGGATGAGTAACCAAGAGCGTTTGAACCCGTATTGGTACAGATTGTCACAGGTCTTTCCGTATAATTTCTCATTAGCAGAACAAACATTGGGCATGCATGCGCTGGCCGCGATTCAGGGACTCGCGACCAACGCGGATGAATATCCGCAACTGACGCTGCAAGACCTCAACGGCGATGGTGTGGTAGACGGCGCGGATGAACGGCTTGCGGACGACGACGGCGACGGCAGAATCGACGAAGAAGCTCTGAATTGGGTCGATGATGACGGCGACGGTAGGATCGACGAAGACTTGCAGTCGTATGTCTACAACCCTGCCAATCACACTCGTACTGAGTTGATTCGCGATCAGCAGATGTATGTCACGTTGAACCACACGCTGAATTCAAAAACGTACCAAACTGTTCGCATCGGATTATATGATGCGTCAAGAACTCTGTCAGGCGGAAACAAGGCCGCGAACGAATACGGCATGGCCTCTGAACCTTACGTCGATTTGCCTGAAGCCGATGGCATCCCCAACGGCCGTTACGACATCGGCGAGCCGTTCACGGATTTGGACGGCGACGGAATGTGGGACTACAACAATCCTTCCAACGCCTATCCCAACGTGTATGGATTTCACATCGCCGGAGACGGACTGGCGGGCAACAACCAACAGCTTGTTCCCGACTGGGCGAAATTCAAATCGCAAACGTACACACTAAAGTACGACATTACTTCGCAGCTCACGGTACGGCACCAAGTAAAGGCCGGACTCGAGTACAACTACTTTAACGTCTCCGCCGAAGATCGGCCCTATCCTACGATCGACAACGGCGGCGAAGGTATTTATACGGACGTCTATCGCTATTACCCGACCTCCGGTGCGGCCTACCTGCAAGACAAAATGGAGTACCGGGACATCATCATCAACGCCGGATTGAGACTTGACTATTGGAGAATCGGAGGCGACGCGATTCGCAATCCGCTCGCGCAGGACCCGACGTTAGCGAATTACGTTGATTTTGATCCGCCCAGCAAATCCGGAGACGCCTATCTTTCTCCGCGTTTGGGAATTGCCTACAGCGTCACGGATCACGACGTCTTTCATTTTAACTACGGGTACTTCTATCAACGAGGTCAGCAAGACTACTACCTCACGGGCGTCAACCAGCTTCAAACCGGCGGAACTCCCGTCATAGGCAATCCTGACCTCAAGCCATCCAAGACGATTGCATATGAGTTAGGTGTCCGGCATCAATTTGCCAATGACTACTTACTCGACGTTTCGACGTACTACAAGGATATCAAGAACTGGATTCAAACGGCGTCACAGAACCAGCTTTTCTTTGATCTTGGCATTCCCCTCGCGAGTCGCCAGAACGCGGCAATCTACTATAATGCCGACTATGCTTCGGTGCGCGGCTTTGAGTTCAATTTGTCCAAAGATTACGGATCGTATCTGTCCGGTCGCGTCACGTATACGCTTTCGTGGGCCAGTGGAAAGAACTCGTACAACAACGGTTCCCAAGTCACTCGTTCCAACTACGTAGAACCGGCGGGAGAAACCCCGCTCGCATGGGACCGCCGCCATCAGATCGTGTTCAATCTGGGAACGGAGTATCCGCTCAAAGGCAAAGCGTTCTCGATGGAGTGGCTGAGAACCGGGTGGACAATCAATCTTCTCTCGCAGTTGCTCTCAGGGCTTCCTTACACTCCGACTCAAGTCAACGGCAGCAACATTGAAGGACAAGAGTTCTCGGAGAATACTCCGTGGACCTATTCCACGGACCTGAATATCGGCCGTCACTTTGCAATGGGCGGACTCAACTGGCAAGCACTGCTCGAAATTCGCAACGTCTTTAACACGAAGAATATTCTCGGTTGGGACAGAAATCAGGACACGATTGACACGTACTTGGACGGCGAGCCCGGTTACATCAACGACAGCAGCAGTCCGAACTACGGTCTGAATCCTCACAGCGGCGCCAATCCCGATGCGTGGGACAATCCGCGCTTGGTTAGGGTTGGACTGGCCGTAGACTTCTAA